The window GCGGTGGGGACGGCGACGGCCGACGGCCCGACGGTCGGCGGACAGGCCGGCCCGGCCGACCCACTGGTCCCCTACCTGTCGGCGGACTTCCCCTGGTACGGCCTGGACGACGGCTGGACCGGCCGCCGCTACCTGATCCAGGCCGGCGCCGGCGGCCCGCGCGGTGGCGCGCCCGGCAGCGTCGACTACGGCACCCTCGGCCACGGTGAGGAGCCGGCCCGGCAGTACGAGCCGCGGGACATGCGCAAGTTCGCCGTGGTCGTCACCGTGGCCCGCCGGGGCAGCCGCCGCAGCGCCGACAACACCGGCACGCTGGAGGCGACCTCGGCCTCCTCCGCCGCCTGGCTGGCCGGCTCCGGCCTGCTCGCCTCCACCTGGCCGGGCCAGCTGGACCGCACGCTGCGCCAGGACTGGCTGGACCAGCAGAGCACCCTCGCCTGGGACCTCGCCGACGACCTGGCCGGCCCCGGGTGGTCCACCCTCAGCCTCCCGGTGAACGGTCTGCCGCAGCCCTTCCGCTACCGCGAGTCCGAGTACGGCTGGGTCCTCGCGGGCGAGGCCCCCGGCGTCCTCCTCGGCGCCTACGGCCGCGGCGTCAGCGCCTACGGCACCGGCTTCTCCACCGTCCCCGACCTGACCGCCTACACCCGCCCGTAGCCCGCCCCGCCCCGGGACAGCGCGAAGGGCCGGGCGAACCGCCCGGCCCTTCGCGAGGATCAGAACTTGTTCTTCGGGGTGAGGCCGAGGGAGAGGCCGGAGAGGCCGCGCTGGCGGCCGCCGAGCTTGCCCGCGACGGCGCGCAGGGCGGCGCCGGCGGGGGAGTCGGGCGCGGCGAGCACGACCGGGCGGCCGTCGTCGCCGCCCTCGCGCAGCCGGACGTCGATCGGGATCGAGCCGAGCACCGGCACGTTGGCGCCGACGGTCCGGGTGAGCGCGTCCGCGACGATCTGGCCGCCGCCGGTGCCGAACACGTCGATCATCTCGTCGCAGTGCGGGCAGGGCATGCCGGACATGTTCTCGATCACGCCGACGATCTTCTGGTGCGTCTGCACCGCGATGGTGCCGGCCCGCTCGGCCACCTCGGCGGCGGCCATCTGCGGGGTGGTGACGATCAGGATCTCCGCGTTCGGGACCAGCTGCGCGACCGAGATCGCGATGTCGCCGGTGCCGGGCGGCAGGTCCAGCAGCAGGACGTCGAGGTCGCCCCAGTAGACGTCGGCCAGGAACTGCTGGAGCGCGCGGTGCAGCATCGGGCCGCGCCAGACCACCGGGGCGTTGCCGGGGGTGAACATGCCGATCGAGATGACCTTCACGCCGTTCGCCTGCGGCGGCATGATCATGTCCTGGACCTGGGTGGGCCGGCCCTCGACGCCCAGCATGCGCGGCACGCTGTGGCCGTAGATGTCGGCGTCCACCACGGCGACCTTCAGGCCGTCCGCGGCCATCGCGGCCGCGAGGTTCACCGTCACGGAGGACTTGCCGACGCCGCCCTTGCCGGAGGCGACCGCGTAGACCCGGGTCAGCGTGCCCGGCTTGGCGAACGGGATCTCGCGCTCCGGGGCGCCGCCGCGCAGCAGCTGGGAGAGCTCCTTGCGCTGCTCGTCGCTCATCACGTCGAGCTCGACCTCGACGCCGGTGACGCCGGGGACCGCGCCGACCGCGTCACGCACCCGGGTGACGATGGTGTCACGCATCGGACAGCCGGAGACGGTGAGGTAGACCGCGACGCGGACCTCGCCGCTCTCGGCGATCTCGACCGATTTCACCATGCCGATCTCGGTGATCGGACGGTTGATCTCCGGGTCGTTCACGGTCGCCAGCGCCTGGCGTACGGACTCCTCCGTGACGCCGGCCGCGACCTCTGTCTCGTTGGCCATGCCTTGATGGTACGGCGCCGGGCGTACCGCTTAACCGGTCGGTAGCGTGCTGCCGGTCACAGCATCCCGGAACTCTCCCGGCGTTCGTCGATCTCCTTGAGCAGGGACTGCAGTTCGGAGCGGACCGCGCCCAGCTCCGAGGCGATGAAAGCCCGGGTGGCGACCTCGCCGAGGCCCTGGCGCAGGGCCGCCACCTCCCGGGTCAGGTACTCGGTGTCGGCGATGTTCCGATCGCTGCGGGCGCGGTCCTGCTCCATGTTGACGCGGTCCCGGTCGTCCTGGCGGTTCTGCGCCAGCAGGATCAGCGGCGCCGCGTACGAGGCCTGCAGCGAGAGCATCAGGGTGAGGAAGATGAACGGGTAGTCGTCGAAGTGGACGGCGTCCGGCAGCACGGTGTTCCAGCCCACCCAGACGACCACGACGACGGTCATCCAGACGATGAACCGCCCGGTGCCCAGGAAGCGCGCGATCCGCTCGGAGAGCTTGCCGAAGGCCTCCGGGTCGTACGTCGGCAGGTTGATCAGGCCGGGCCGGGTGGTCCGCGGCTGGTCCAGCCGGGAGCGGGAGGCGACGCCGGTGGAGGGCTCGGCGCGGCGCTCGCGGGCGCCCTCCCGGGCGCGCAGTTCGCGCAGCTGGCGCAGTTGGCGCAGCTCGCCCTGGAGGCGCTGGCGGGGGGTGTCCTCCCGTCGGCCCTTGCGGTCAGCGTCCACCGGTCAGCACCTCTCGCTCGTCGTCCGGTCCGTGCAGGGCGGCCTCGCGCCAGTCCTCCGGCAGCAGGTGGTCGAGCACGTCGTCGACGGTCACCGCGCCGACCAGGTGGTCCGCCTCGTCGACCACCGGCGCGGCGACCATGTTGTACGTCGCCAGGTAGCTGGTGATCAGGGACAGCGGGGTGTCCGGCGGCAGCGGGTCGAGGTCGTCGTCCACCAGCGAGCCGACCAGGGTGTACGGGGGCTCGCGCAGCAGCCGCTGGAAGTGCACGGTGCCCAGGTACTTACCGGTCGGCGTCTCGTTCGGCGGGCGGCAGACGAAGATCTGCGCGGCCAGCGCCGGCTTGTTGTCCGCGACCCGGACGCGGGCCAGCGCCTCGGCCACCGTGGCGTCCGG of the Kitasatospora sp. NBC_01246 genome contains:
- a CDS encoding Mrp/NBP35 family ATP-binding protein, which produces MANETEVAAGVTEESVRQALATVNDPEINRPITEIGMVKSVEIAESGEVRVAVYLTVSGCPMRDTIVTRVRDAVGAVPGVTGVEVELDVMSDEQRKELSQLLRGGAPEREIPFAKPGTLTRVYAVASGKGGVGKSSVTVNLAAAMAADGLKVAVVDADIYGHSVPRMLGVEGRPTQVQDMIMPPQANGVKVISIGMFTPGNAPVVWRGPMLHRALQQFLADVYWGDLDVLLLDLPPGTGDIAISVAQLVPNAEILIVTTPQMAAAEVAERAGTIAVQTHQKIVGVIENMSGMPCPHCDEMIDVFGTGGGQIVADALTRTVGANVPVLGSIPIDVRLREGGDDGRPVVLAAPDSPAGAALRAVAGKLGGRQRGLSGLSLGLTPKNKF
- a CDS encoding DUF1003 domain-containing protein, which translates into the protein MRQLRQLRELRAREGARERRAEPSTGVASRSRLDQPRTTRPGLINLPTYDPEAFGKLSERIARFLGTGRFIVWMTVVVVVWVGWNTVLPDAVHFDDYPFIFLTLMLSLQASYAAPLILLAQNRQDDRDRVNMEQDRARSDRNIADTEYLTREVAALRQGLGEVATRAFIASELGAVRSELQSLLKEIDERRESSGML